The segment GGTGCAGTTGTTGTTGATCTTAGTGGTGTTGTTGTAGGGATTGAAGTTGTGGTAAATTCACAAGGTTCAAGTTCCCTTTTGATTGTTCCGTTTACGCCACAAATGGCTGTTATACAACCACCAAGACCATCTGTTGTACTGTAGACAATTGACCCATAGTGGTATTCCTTGCCGTTTACTGTGCAAATGCATGCTGCAAAGaagtaaaaaatgtatataaatacatataaaaatacatatacatatacatataaatacataaaaaaacttTAGGTCTGAACTTATTTAATTATTGTTTTATGTGTATCCTTACCATTAAGATCATACTGGCACTGAACCCCAGTTGGTGAACAATAGCTGGAAGtacagaagaaaacaaaatcaGATCTATACATTTTCCATAGTGATCACCTAATTTGTTTTGCCATATCAAGTTCCATTGGAATACAGTACTTATACTCAGGAAAAAGGCCTGTATACCTACAGGAGTAGGAGTTAAAGGCCTGGATACCTACAGGAGTAGGAGTTAACAGAGTTAAAGGCCTGGATACCTACAGGAGTAGGAGTTAAAGGCCTGGATACCTACAGGAGTAGGAGTTAACAGAGTTAAGGGCCTGGATACCTACAGGAGTAGGAGTTAAAGGCCTGGATACCTACAGGAGTAGGAGTTAACAGAGTTAAGGGCCTGGATACCTACAGGAGTAGGAGTTAAAGGCCTGGATCCCTACAGGAGTAGTTTAAAGCTGGAATGTGCATTCTGTAAGAGCCTTCTATAATCTACTTAAAAGGCTTTTACAAAGGTAGTTGTTCAATACCTGGTAATGTGTGTGCAAGAAGTGAGTTGTAATTAGTGATAAAGAACCCTGTTTGTTTCTAATTTGGTTCTGTAGCACCAGATACTTTTAAAAGGTAAGGGATAAAACTGGGTATATGATTTCCTGAAGCTGTTTAATGAAGGGCTAGTTCAAAGAGGCATTACAGGGTTTTAGTTAAAAACCAGCAAGGTAACTACAGTAGCTAATAGCCAATATACTTGCtttacaaacacctacaatGTCTAACTGATGTATTTTGGCATCTCTTTGGTGACATTGTGCTGTAAGGTGAaccttttcttgtcttttcacAAACCCTAGCAGAAAACTACAGAGTGAATCACCATGACCATATACTATCAGAATGAATGTGAGGATGTTATACAAGTAGCTACCTATAAAACATACCATGAAAACGgtataatgttgctttaaacatGGCATActtacacaacaacacaacaactgaTCATTAGTAGATCATATATACTTGATCTTGAAACATTTAAGCAATGTCTTTTTTAAATAACTATGGATTATGTTAGGACATGAGGTTTGGTTACAGTAATGTCATTTTATGCTTAAGATTTTCAGGAATATTTGCTGGTGCTGGCACTTTATTTTCCAGGGCAGTGTGAATGAGTTGATATCATTAAAATACATGAAAAAACGATTTCATACCATGTCTGACAGGAGTCATTGCTGGGTACACTCTGCCCATTGCTGTATTTCGTCTCTCCAACATAGCAGCCAcacgcctctctctccacacacgtCATGTGGTCTTCATCAAAGTATGGTTGATCAGATGGGCACTGAGGATAGCATCCTGGGGAGTACACAGCATAAAGCTGAGTCTCATTTGGGAACATGCTGCATAGTGTGGACATTCATGTACAACTGAGGAAGTATAGCAGTGAGATCGAGGTTCTGCT is part of the Clupea harengus chromosome 6, Ch_v2.0.2, whole genome shotgun sequence genome and harbors:
- the LOC116220692 gene encoding mucin-5AC-like — translated: MKTCRNPTGQCSQQIPALEGCYPQCPSDQPYFDEDHMTCVEREACGCYVGETKYSNGQSVPSNDSCIQAFNSYSCIQAFNSYSCRYTGLFPEYKYCIPMELDMVYVFLYVFIYIFYFFAACICTVNGKEYHYGSIVYSTTDGLGGCITAICGVNGTIKRELEPCEFTTTSIPTTTPLRSTTTAPLTTVFVFTTTGKYLFL